The following are from one region of the Calditrichota bacterium genome:
- a CDS encoding peptidase C1, which translates to MKANWLPVAIGVLLLAGTFSCLAQVVPDTVVYKVTEFQGKERAVLTLDFSTLAKPSSVESFAPLFHLPPLSQGRTGTCWAFAATSFLEAELKRLGRGETKLSEMYTVYHEYIEKARRFVREKGDSHFAQGSELNAVIERMKQYGAVPASAYLGRKADQEGHDHSKLEREMLDYLQFVKAHELWDEEQVLANIKMTLNKYLGEPPTTITVGKKTMTPREYLANVLRLPLDDYVSVMSTKAEPFYTKAEYKMPDNWWHSKEYYNVPLEEFYAALKKALQRGYTAALAADTSEPGKSGENDVAIVPTFDIPPAYINQDSREFRIYNRTTSDDHAIHVVGYQRIGDHDWFLIKDSGSSAFRGEHKGYFFFRDDYVRLKVLVFMVHKDAIPELLAKFK; encoded by the coding sequence ATGAAAGCAAACTGGCTGCCTGTTGCTATCGGCGTTCTTCTGCTTGCGGGGACCTTCAGCTGCCTGGCCCAGGTGGTGCCCGACACCGTAGTCTACAAGGTCACCGAGTTTCAAGGCAAAGAACGAGCTGTGCTGACCCTCGATTTCTCCACCCTTGCCAAGCCAAGCTCTGTCGAGTCCTTCGCCCCGCTTTTCCATCTCCCCCCGTTGAGCCAGGGGCGCACCGGCACCTGCTGGGCCTTTGCCGCAACCTCGTTCTTGGAGGCAGAGCTCAAGAGGTTGGGACGCGGCGAAACCAAACTCTCCGAAATGTACACCGTCTACCACGAGTACATCGAAAAAGCCCGCCGCTTTGTACGCGAGAAAGGTGACTCGCACTTTGCCCAGGGTTCCGAGCTCAATGCGGTCATCGAGCGCATGAAGCAATATGGAGCGGTGCCTGCCTCCGCCTATCTCGGCCGCAAAGCAGACCAGGAAGGGCATGACCACAGCAAGTTGGAACGGGAGATGCTCGACTACCTGCAGTTTGTGAAGGCCCACGAGCTATGGGACGAAGAGCAGGTGCTCGCGAACATCAAGATGACCTTGAACAAGTATTTGGGCGAGCCGCCGACGACCATCACCGTGGGTAAGAAGACCATGACGCCGCGTGAGTATCTCGCCAACGTGCTGCGACTCCCTCTGGACGACTATGTGTCGGTGATGTCCACCAAGGCGGAGCCCTTCTACACCAAGGCCGAGTACAAGATGCCCGACAACTGGTGGCACTCCAAGGAGTACTACAATGTGCCACTTGAGGAGTTTTACGCGGCGCTGAAGAAGGCGCTGCAACGCGGCTACACCGCTGCCCTGGCTGCCGACACCTCTGAGCCCGGCAAGAGCGGCGAGAACGACGTGGCCATCGTCCCCACCTTCGACATTCCGCCCGCCTACATCAACCAGGACTCGCGCGAGTTCCGCATCTACAACCGGACCACCTCCGATGATCACGCCATCCACGTGGTGGGCTACCAGCGGATTGGCGACCACGACTGGTTCCTGATCAAGGACTCGGGCTCCAGTGCCTTCCGCGGCGAGCACAAGGGCTACTTCTTTTTCCGCGACGACTATGTGCGCCTCAAGGTTCTGGTCTTTATGGTGCACAAGGACGCCATTCCGGAGTTGTTAGCGAAATTCAAGTGA